In Equus przewalskii isolate Varuska chromosome 6, EquPr2, whole genome shotgun sequence, one DNA window encodes the following:
- the CLPP gene encoding ATP-dependent Clp protease proteolytic subunit, mitochondrial, which translates to MWAGVLVGGARVAAGRCPALGPRLAARFPPQRAPESGLVLRRSLHATAARALPLIPIVVEQTGRGERAYDIYSRLLRERIVCVMGPIDDSVASLVIAQLLFLQSESNKKPIHMYINSPGGVVTSGLAIYDTMQYILNPICTWCVGQAASMGSLLLAAGTPGMRHSLPNSRIMIHQPSGGARGQATDIAIQAEEIMKLKKQLYSIYAKHTKQSLQVIESAMERDRYMSPMEAQEFGILDKVLVHPPQDGEDEPELVQKEPVGAAAAEPAPASA; encoded by the exons ATGTGGGCCGGAGTGTTGGTGGGGGGGGCCCGGGTGGCGGCAGGCAGGTGCCCAGCGCTGGGGCCCCGCCTCGCCGCCCGCTTCCCCCCGCAGCGGGCGCCCGAGAGCGGCCTGGTCCTGCGTCGGAGCCTGCACGCGACGGCGGCCCGGGCTCTCCCGCTCATTCCCATCGTGGTGGAGCAGACG GGCCGCGGCGAGCGCGCCTATGACATCTACTCGCGGCTGCTGCGGGAGCGCATCGTGTGCGTCATGGGTCCG ATCGATGACAGCGTGGCCAGCCTGGTGATCGCGCAGCTTCTGTTCCTGCAGTCGGAAAGCAACAAGAAGCCCATCCACATGTACATAAACAGCCCTG GCGGCGTGGTGACCTCGGGCCTGGCCATCTACGACACGATGCAGTACATCCTGAACCCTATCTGCACGTGGTGCGTGGGCCAGGCCGCCAGCATGGGCTCCCTGCTCCTCGCGGCCGGCACCCCGGGCATGCGCCACTCGCTCCCCAACTCCCGCATCATGATCCACCAACCCTCCGGGGGCGCCCGG GGCCAAGCCACGGACATCGCCATCCAGGCAGAGGAGATCATGAAACTGAAGAAGCAGCTTTACAGCATCTATGCCAAGCACACCAAGCAGAGTCTGCAGGTTATTG AGTCGGCCATGGAGAGAGACCGCTACATGAGCCCCATGGAGGCCCAGGAGTTCGGCATCCTGGACAAGGTGCTGGTGCACCCGCCGCAGGATGGGGAGGACGAGCCTGAGCTGGTGCAGAAGGAGCCCGTGGGGGCGGCCGCGGCGGAACCCGCCCCAGCGAGCGCCTGA
- the ALKBH7 gene encoding alpha-ketoglutarate-dependent dioxygenase alkB homolog 7, mitochondrial isoform X1: MAGSGRLALRTLPGPGWVRGSGPAVLSRLRDAAVVRPGFLSAAEEETLSRELEPELRRRRYEYDHWDAAIHGFRETEKSRWSEASRAILQRVQAAAFGPGQTLLSPVHVLDLEPRGYIKPHVDSVKFCGATIAGLSLLSPSVMRLVHTQEPGEWLELLLEPGSLYILRGSARYDFSHEILRDEESFFGERRVPRGRRISVICRSLPEGMGPGGPGQPPPAC; this comes from the exons ATGGCCGGGAGCGGGCGGCTGGCGCTGCGGACGCTGCCCGGGCCGGGCTGGGTGCGGGGCTCGGGCCCGGCCGTGCTGAGCCGCCTGCGGGACGCGGCCGTGGTGCGGCCCGGCTTTCTGAGCGCGGCCGAGGAGGAGACGCTCAGCCGCGAGCTGGAGCCCGAGCTGCGCCGCCGCCGCTACGAATACGATCACTGGGACGCG GCCATCCACGGCTTCCGAGAGACAGAAAAGTCGCGCTGGTCAGAGGCAAGCCGGGCCATCCTGCAGCGCGTGCAGGCAGCTGCCTTCGGCCCTGGCCAGACCCTGCTGTCCCCGGTGCATGTGCTGGACCTGGAGCCTCGGGGCTACATCAAGCCGCACGTGGACAGCGTCAAG TTCTGCGGAGCCACCATCGCCGGCCTGTCCCTGCTGTCTCCCAGTGTCATGCGGCTGGTGCACACCCAGGAGCCGGGGGAGTGGCTGGAACTCTTGCTGGAGCCAGGTTCCCTGTACATCCTTAG GGGCTCGGCCCGTTATGACTTCTCCCACGAGATCCTTCGGGACGAAGAGTCCTTTTTCGGGGAGCGTCGGGTTCCCCGGGGCCGACGCATCTCTGTGATCTGCCGCTCCCTCCCCGAGGGGATGGGTCCAGGGGGGCCGGGGCAGCCACCCCCAGCCTGCTga
- the ALKBH7 gene encoding alpha-ketoglutarate-dependent dioxygenase alkB homolog 7, mitochondrial isoform X2 — protein sequence MAGSGRLALRTLPGPGWVRGSGPAVLSRLRDAAVVRPGFLSAAEEETLSRELEPELRRRRYEYDHWDAAIHGFRETEKSRWSEASRAILQRVQAAAFGPGQTLLSPVHVLDLEPRGYIKPHVDSVKFCGATIAGLSLLSPSVMRLVHTQEPGEWLELLLEPGARPVMTSPTRSFGTKSPFSGSVGFPGADASL from the exons ATGGCCGGGAGCGGGCGGCTGGCGCTGCGGACGCTGCCCGGGCCGGGCTGGGTGCGGGGCTCGGGCCCGGCCGTGCTGAGCCGCCTGCGGGACGCGGCCGTGGTGCGGCCCGGCTTTCTGAGCGCGGCCGAGGAGGAGACGCTCAGCCGCGAGCTGGAGCCCGAGCTGCGCCGCCGCCGCTACGAATACGATCACTGGGACGCG GCCATCCACGGCTTCCGAGAGACAGAAAAGTCGCGCTGGTCAGAGGCAAGCCGGGCCATCCTGCAGCGCGTGCAGGCAGCTGCCTTCGGCCCTGGCCAGACCCTGCTGTCCCCGGTGCATGTGCTGGACCTGGAGCCTCGGGGCTACATCAAGCCGCACGTGGACAGCGTCAAG TTCTGCGGAGCCACCATCGCCGGCCTGTCCCTGCTGTCTCCCAGTGTCATGCGGCTGGTGCACACCCAGGAGCCGGGGGAGTGGCTGGAACTCTTGCTGGAGCCAG GGGCTCGGCCCGTTATGACTTCTCCCACGAGATCCTTCGGGACGAAGAGTCCTTTTTCGGGGAGCGTCGGGTTCCCCGGGGCCGACGCATCTCTGTGA
- the PSPN gene encoding persephin isoform X1 codes for MEDSVSSPTASPPLPRTQDLPVTMATGRLLLCSLLLLSLQLGLGGDPGARGALVAEGQLLSELAAHRGTQKPQLGARLRRAAASQCQLWSLSLPVAELGLGYTSEETVIFRYCAGSCPRGARTQHGLTLARLRGQGRAHGGPCCQPTRYADVAFLDDRHRWQRLPQLSAAACGCGG; via the exons ATGGAGGATTCTGTCAGTTCGCCCACTGCCAGCCCGCCTCTTCCCCGCACACAG GACCTGCCTGTCACCATGGCCACAGGAAGactcctgctctgctctctgctgctCCTGTCGCTGCAGCTGGGCCTCGGTGGGGACCCTGGTGCTCGGGGAGCTCTGGTGGCGGAGGGACAGCTCCTGTCTGAGCTGGCAGCACACAGAGGGACCCAGAAGCCACAGCTGG GTGCCCGCCTGCGCCGAGCCGCGGCCAGCCAGTGCCAGCTGTGGAGCCTGTCCCTGCccgtggcagagctgggcctgggctaCACGTCGGAGGAGACGGTCATCTTCCGCTACTGTGCCGGCAGCTGTCCCCGCGGCGCCCGCACCCAGCACGGCCTGACGCTGGCCCGGCTGAGGGGCCAGGGCCGAGCCCACGGCGGGCCCTGCTGCCAGCCCACCCGCTACGCTGATGTCGCCTTCCTCGATGACCGCCACCGCTGGCAGCGGCTGCCCCAGCTCTCGGCGGCTGCCTGCGGCTGTGGTGGCTGA
- the PSPN gene encoding persephin isoform X2, whose product MPPSRQQDLPVTMATGRLLLCSLLLLSLQLGLGGDPGARGALVAEGQLLSELAAHRGTQKPQLGARLRRAAASQCQLWSLSLPVAELGLGYTSEETVIFRYCAGSCPRGARTQHGLTLARLRGQGRAHGGPCCQPTRYADVAFLDDRHRWQRLPQLSAAACGCGG is encoded by the exons ATGCCTCCTTCTAGACAGCAG GACCTGCCTGTCACCATGGCCACAGGAAGactcctgctctgctctctgctgctCCTGTCGCTGCAGCTGGGCCTCGGTGGGGACCCTGGTGCTCGGGGAGCTCTGGTGGCGGAGGGACAGCTCCTGTCTGAGCTGGCAGCACACAGAGGGACCCAGAAGCCACAGCTGG GTGCCCGCCTGCGCCGAGCCGCGGCCAGCCAGTGCCAGCTGTGGAGCCTGTCCCTGCccgtggcagagctgggcctgggctaCACGTCGGAGGAGACGGTCATCTTCCGCTACTGTGCCGGCAGCTGTCCCCGCGGCGCCCGCACCCAGCACGGCCTGACGCTGGCCCGGCTGAGGGGCCAGGGCCGAGCCCACGGCGGGCCCTGCTGCCAGCCCACCCGCTACGCTGATGTCGCCTTCCTCGATGACCGCCACCGCTGGCAGCGGCTGCCCCAGCTCTCGGCGGCTGCCTGCGGCTGTGGTGGCTGA
- the GTF2F1 gene encoding general transcription factor IIF subunit 1, producing the protein MAALGPGNQNVTEYVVRVPKNTTKKYNIMAFNAADKVNFATWNQARLERDLSNKKIYQEEEMPESGAGSEFNRKLREEARRKKYGIVLKEFRPEDQPWLLRVNGKSGRKFKGIKKGGVTENTSYYIFTQCPDGAFEAFPVHNWYNFTPLARHRTLTAEEAEEEWERRNKVLNHFSIMQQRRLKDQDQDEEGEQKERRGHKKASELRIHDLEDDLEMSSDDSEASGEEGGRAPKAKKKAPPGKAGRKKKKKKGSDDEAFEDSDDGDFEGQEVDYMSDGSSSSQDELEGKPKVPQQEEGPKGVDEQSESSEESEEEKPPEEDKEEEEEKKAPTPQEKKRRKDSSDESDSSEESDIDSEASSALFMAKKKTPPKRERKPSGGSSRGNSRPGTPSTESANTSSTLRAAATKLEQGKRTSETPTAKRLRLDAGPQSLSGKSTPQPQSGKSTPSSGDVQVTEDAVRRYLTRKPMTTKDLLKKFQTKKTGLSSEQTVNVLAQILKRLNPERKMISDKMHFSLKE; encoded by the exons GCCCGGCTGGAGCGGGACCTGAGCAACAAGAAGATTTACCAGGAGGAGGAGATGCCCGAGTCGGGTGCGGGCAGCGAGTTCAACCGCAAGCTGCGGGAGGAGGCTCGGAGGAAGAAATACGGCATCGTCCTCAAGGAGTTTCGGCCGGAGGACCAGCCCTGGCTGCTGCGCGTCAACGGCAAATCGGGCAGAAA GTTCAAGGGCATCAAGAAGGGAGGCGTGACAGAGAACACGTCCTACTACATCTTCACCCAGTGCCCCGATGGGGCCTTCGAGGCCTTCCCCGTGCACAACTGGTACAACTTCACGCCGCTGGCCCGGCACCGCACGCTCACCGCCGAGGAGGCcgaggaggagtgggagag GAGGAACAAGGTCCTAAACCACTTCAGCATCATGCAGCAGCGGCGGCTCAAGGACCAGGATCAGGACGAGGAGGGCGAGCAGAAGGAGAGGCGTGGCCACAAGAAGGCCAGTGAGCTGCGCATCCACGACCTGGAGGACGACCTGGAGATGTCATCCGACGACAGCGAGGCCAGCGGCGAGGAGG GTGGCAGAGCCCCCAAGGCCAAGAAGAAGGCGCCGCCCGGCAAGGcgggcaggaaaaagaagaagaagaaggggtcGGATGACGAGGCCTTCGAGGACAGCGACGACGGTGACTTCGAGGGCCAGGAGGTGGACTACATGTCCGACGGCTCCAG CAGCTCCCAGGACGAGCTGGAGGGCAAGCCCAAGGTCCCCCAGCAGGAGGAGGGCCCCAAGGGCGTCGACGAGCAGAGCGAGAGCAGTGAGGAGAGCGAGGAGGAGAAGCCGCCCGAGGAggacaaggaagaggaggaggagaaaaaggcacCCACGCCTCAGGAGAAGAAGCGGAGGAAAG ACAGCAGTGACGAGTCGGACAGCTCGGAGGAGAGCGACATCGACAGCGAGGCCTCCTCGGCCCTCTTCATGGCG AAAAAGAAGACGCCCCCCAAGAGGGAGCGGAAACCGTCAGGAGGCAGCTCGCGGGGCAACAGCCGGCCTGGCACACCCAGCACAGAGAGCGCCAACACCTCCTCGACGCTGCGGGCCGCTGCCACCAAGCTGGAGCAGG GGAAGCGGACCAGTGAGACGCCGACGGCCAAGCGGTTGAGGCTGGACGCCGGGCCACAGAGCCTGTCCGGGAAGTcgaccccccagccccagtccggGAAGTCGACCCCTAGCAGCGG GGACGTGCAGGTGACCGAGGACGCCGTGCGCCGCTACCTGACGCGGAAGCCCATGACCACCAAGGACCTGCTGAAGAAGTTCCAGACCAAGAAGACGGGCCTGAGCAGCGAGCAGACGGTCAACGTGCTGGCGCAGATCCTGAAGCGCCTCAACCCCGAGCGCAAGATGATCAGCGACAAGATGCACTTCTCCCTCAAGGAGTGA